The genomic stretch GGCCGTGTAGTAGCCCCAGCCGTGCTGGTCGAACGCCCGCGCGTTCCCCTGCCCGAAGCGCTTGGCCCAGTCCAGCACGTACGCCGGGTAGATGGGGTTGATGGGCGCCGTGGCGGGGAAGAAGAAGTACGACGAGTTGTAGCCCATCTCGTGGAAGTCCACGTGCACCTGCGGGTTCCAGGTGCTCCACGTGGCCAGCCGCGCCCGCGTCTCGGGCTGCGTGCCCCACGCCCAGTCGCGGTTCAGGTCGAAGAGGTAGTGGTTGAAGCGCCCGCCCGGCCACGGCTCCTGGTGCTCGCGCGCCTGCGGGTTCGGGTTCGGCTTGGCGCCCACCACCGAGTTAAACCAGTTCACGTAGCGGTCGCGCCCGTCCGGGTTCGTGGTGGGGTCGATGACCACCACGAGCGAGTCCAGCACGCCGCGCACCTCGGGCGCGTTGCGGGCCAGGTCCCACGCCGTCCACATCGCCGCCTCGCTAGACGAGCTCTCGTTGCCGTGCACGCCGTAGCTGAAGTAGACCACCGCCGGGTTCGTGGTGGCGATCTGCCGCGCCCGCTCCGCCGTGGTCTCCACGCGCGCCAGCTCGGCGTTGGCGGCCAGGATCTGCGGCAGGCGCTGCATGTGCTCGGGCGTGGCGATGACCACCTGGTAAAGCTGGCGCCCCTCGGCGGTCATGCCGTACGGGCGGATCTCCACGGCCGGGGACGCGGCGTCGAGCGCGCGCATGTACTCGCGGACGCCCGCGTACGGCGTGAAGCGCTCGCCCAGGCCGTAGCCCAGCACGTCCGCGGGCGACGGGGGCGCCGCCGCCTGTGCCGCCGCGCGCAGCGGGGCCGCGGCCGCCAGCAGCGCCGCCGCGAGCGGGAGGATGCGATGTGTGGATGAGGTCATTCCTGGACCGGTTGCTCGGGGTGGGCGAGGGGCCGCGTGCGTGCGCTGGAACGGAACGCGCCGCGTCCGAAGCTACGGTGCCGCGCCCCGCCAGCGCAACGCGCGCCGCTTGACACCCGCCGCCGCCCCGGATAGCGTCCCGTGGCCTGCCGTGCGGACATATCCGTCTGCCGCGTGCTCGTTGGATGTGCATCGTCCGGCCGGCCGCCTCGTCCCAATGCGCGCGTCGTCATCCCTGCC from Longimicrobiaceae bacterium encodes the following:
- a CDS encoding M14 family zinc carboxypeptidase, producing the protein MTSSTHRILPLAAALLAAAAPLRAAAQAAAPPSPADVLGYGLGERFTPYAGVREYMRALDAASPAVEIRPYGMTAEGRQLYQVVIATPEHMQRLPQILAANAELARVETTAERARQIATTNPAVVYFSYGVHGNESSSSEAAMWTAWDLARNAPEVRGVLDSLVVVIDPTTNPDGRDRYVNWFNSVVGAKPNPNPQAREHQEPWPGGRFNHYLFDLNRDWAWGTQPETRARLATWSTWNPQVHVDFHEMGYNSSYFFFPATAPINPIYPAYVLDWAKRFGQGNARAFDQHGWGYYTA